From the genome of Gracilinanus agilis isolate LMUSP501 chromosome 2, AgileGrace, whole genome shotgun sequence, one region includes:
- the LOC123236102 gene encoding olfactory receptor 4F6-like produces MDEVNHSVVAEFVFLGLSDSREIQLLLFLFSSVVYLASILGNLLILLTVIFDPHLHSPMYFLLANLSFIDMGGCSIAAPKMICDLFRNHKVISFGGCVAQIFFTHALGGVEMVLLIAMAFDRYVAICKPLHYLTIMNPRMCILLLILAWITGITHSGVQLAFVVDLPFCGPNVLDSFFCDLSQFIQLACTDTYRLQFMVNANSGFISLVCFCVLLISYVFILVTVQKHSSGVSSKALSTLAAHITVVFLFFCPLIFFYTWPHPISHLDKFLAIFDAVITPFLNPVIYTFRNKEMKLGMRRMYSRLVLLKKFS; encoded by the coding sequence ATGGATGAAGTGAATCATTCTGTAGTGGCTGAATTTGTGTTTCTTGGACTCTCTGATTCACGGGAGATCcaacttcttctcttcctcttctcctctgtaGTCTATTTGGCAAGTATTCTGGGAAACCTGCTCATTTTGCTCACTGTGATTTTTGATCCTCACTTACACTCTCCCATGTACTTCTTGTTGGCCAATCTCTCCTTCATTGACATGGGAGGTTGCTCCATTGCAGCTCCTAAAATGATTTGTGATCTTTTCAGGAATCACAAAGTCATCTCATTTGGCGGCTGTGTTGCTCAGATTTTCTTTACTCATGCTCTTGGAGGGGTTGAGATGGTATTGCTCATAGCCATGGCATTTGACAGATATGTTGCCATATGTAAACCTCTCCACTACCTGACCATTATGAATCCAAGAATGTGCATTTTGCTTTTGATTCTTGCCTGGATCACAGGAATCACTCACTCAGGGGTCCAATTGGCATTTGTTGTAGATTTGCCCTTTTGTGGTCCTAATGTATTAGATAGTTTTTTCTGTGACCTTTCTCAATTCATCCAACTGGCATGTACTGACACCTATCGGCTACAATTCATGGTCAATGCTaatagtggattcatttcccTGGTTTGCTTTTGTGTATTGCTCATCTCCTATGTCTTCATCTTAGTCACGGTTCAGAAACATTCCTCAGGAGTCTCATCCAAGGCCCTCTCCACTCTGGCAGCTCACATCACTGTGGTGTTTTTATTCTTTtgccctttgatttttttctatacaTGGCCTCACCCTATTTCCCACCTTGATAAATTCCTTGCCATCTTTGATGCTGTTATTACTCCCTTTTTGAATCCAGTCATCTATACATTCAGGAACAAAGAGATGAAGTTGGGAATGAGGAGGATGTACAGTCGTCTTGTTCTCTTAAAGAAATTCTCTTAA
- the LOC123236101 gene encoding olfactory receptor 4F6-like encodes MDGKNHSIVSQFVFLGLSDSWEIQCFLFVSSSVLYVVSILGNMLILLTVSFDSHLHSPMYILLANLSLIDLGFGSVTAPKMICDLFRKRKLISFGGCIAQIFLIHAFGGTEMVLLIAMAFDRYVAICKPLHYLTIMNPRMCIFLLIVSWIIGFIHSLIQLAFVVNLPFCGPNELDSFFCDLPRFIKLACTETYRLQFMVTANSGFISLGSFCVLIVSYIFILVTVLKRSSGGSSKALSTLAAHITVVVLFFGPLIFFYTWPFSTSNLDKFLAIFDAVLTPFLNPVIYTFRNKEMKMAMGRVFTKQVFVHYFI; translated from the exons ATGGATGGAAAAAATCATTCTATAGTATCACAGTTTGTATTCCTTGGACTCTCTGATTCATGGGAGATTCAGTGTTTCCTCTTTGTGTCCTCCTCTGTACTCTATGTAGTGAGCATCCTGGGAAACATGCTCATTTTGCTCACAGTGTCCTTTGATTCTCATTTACACTCTCCAATGTATATCCTGCTGGCCAACCTTTCTTTGATTGACTTGGGTTTTGGATCAGTCACAGCCCCTAAAATGATTTGTGACCTTTTCAGGAAGcgaaaattaatttcttttgggGGCTGCATTgctcagatcttcctcattcATGCATTTGGTGGCACAGAGATGGTGTTGCTCATAGCCATGGCTTTTGACAGATATGTGGCCATATGTAAACCTCTCCATTACTTGACCATTATGAACCCAAGAATGTGCATTTTCCTTTTGATTGTTTCCTGGATCATtggctttattcattcattgatccAATTGGCTTTTGTTGTAAACTTACCTTTTTGTGGACCTAATGAATTGGACAGCTTTTTCTGTGACCTTCCTCGGTTCATCAAACTGGCCTGCACTGAGACTTATAGATTGCAATTCATGGTCACTGCCAACAGTGGTTTCATTTCTCTTGGATCCTTCTGTGTGTTGATTGTCTCCTATATCTTTATCCTAGTCACAGTTCTAAAACGTTCTTCTGGTGGTTCttctaaggctctttccactCTGGCAGCTCACATCACTGTAGTGGTTTTGTTCTTTGGtccattaatatttttctacacATGGCCTTTTTCTACATCAAATCTGGATAAGTTTCTTGCTATTTTTGATGCAGTCCTCACTCCATTTCTGAATCCAGTCATCTACACATTCAGGAACAAAGAGATGAAGATGGCAATGGGAAGAGT gtttacaaagcaggTTTTtgtgcattatttcatttga